A single window of Chitinophaga sp. XS-30 DNA harbors:
- a CDS encoding glycosyltransferase produces MISVIIPVLNEGATIRQVIKTIGKTSRPIEIIVVDDNSTDRTVEEAMKEKVRVITSSQRGKGISMREGMMAAKHDVIMYVDGDILTYPDNLVELLTDDIVNDEADFVKSYFERQAGRVTQLVAKPLLSILFPGLANFQQPLSGMIAARKSLLQKVHFENDYGVDIGLLIDMYLQNARIKEVNIGRLENAMQTWEQLSKMSREVSRTILRKAESIPLQNLETLGNINIIREQMEYSILESIDKLQKMVIFNLDEAVFTQNYTYLAAAAFDQEEALIQILQHYSDPVSILQRSAALFQGRNLAELLEVADNIPYTPDIRHVIRELKKRGYVCGFITDGFECVAQHMKNKLGADFAFANRLHLIHSVATGELSIPDYFLEPGENTQHYDKSHILKYIADKYHIPPQNIIYVGNGESDHAMLEKAGIGVAYHPQLVEVGFMADKVIEDPCMAPLLDIAQASPVKNGRRWPSKRQMRNIGLGSLAVVATAGLLYLAARQVRKAMAPAVAEEE; encoded by the coding sequence GTGATTTCCGTAATTATACCAGTGCTTAACGAAGGCGCCACCATACGCCAGGTGATAAAGACGATCGGGAAAACTTCCCGGCCTATAGAGATCATTGTGGTGGACGATAATTCAACAGACCGTACCGTAGAGGAAGCGATGAAAGAAAAAGTGCGTGTGATCACCAGCAGTCAGCGTGGCAAAGGTATTTCCATGCGCGAAGGTATGATGGCGGCAAAACATGATGTGATCATGTATGTCGACGGAGATATTCTTACTTACCCTGACAATCTGGTAGAACTGCTGACGGACGATATTGTAAATGATGAAGCTGATTTTGTAAAATCATATTTTGAACGGCAGGCGGGCCGCGTTACCCAGCTGGTAGCAAAACCTTTGCTGAGCATACTTTTCCCCGGACTGGCAAACTTTCAGCAACCGCTGAGCGGAATGATCGCTGCGCGTAAATCGCTGTTGCAGAAAGTGCATTTTGAGAATGACTATGGCGTTGATATTGGCCTGCTGATAGATATGTACCTGCAAAACGCACGCATAAAGGAAGTAAATATCGGAAGGCTGGAAAATGCGATGCAGACCTGGGAGCAGCTCAGCAAAATGTCCCGCGAAGTATCCCGCACTATCCTCCGCAAGGCGGAAAGCATTCCCCTGCAGAACCTGGAGACGCTGGGGAATATCAATATCATCCGGGAACAGATGGAATATTCCATTCTCGAATCGATCGACAAGCTGCAGAAGATGGTGATCTTTAACCTGGATGAAGCCGTTTTCACACAGAACTATACTTACCTCGCTGCGGCCGCTTTTGACCAGGAGGAAGCGCTGATCCAGATATTGCAGCACTATTCAGACCCGGTATCGATCCTCCAGCGCTCTGCGGCGCTTTTCCAGGGCAGGAACCTGGCTGAGCTGCTGGAAGTGGCGGACAATATTCCATACACACCGGATATCCGCCATGTGATCCGGGAGCTGAAGAAACGCGGGTATGTCTGCGGATTCATTACAGATGGTTTCGAATGCGTTGCACAACATATGAAGAACAAACTGGGGGCAGATTTCGCCTTTGCGAACCGTCTTCACCTGATCCATAGTGTGGCCACCGGCGAGCTCAGCATTCCCGATTACTTCCTGGAGCCGGGGGAAAATACGCAGCATTACGACAAGAGTCATATCCTGAAATATATTGCGGACAAATACCACATCCCGCCGCAGAACATCATCTATGTGGGGAATGGGGAAAGCGACCACGCCATGCTGGAAAAAGCGGGTATCGGTGTTGCCTATCATCCCCAACTTGTGGAGGTTGGTTTCATGGCAGACAAGGTGATTGAAGATCCCTGCATGGCCCCGTTGCTGGATATCGCGCAGGCGAGCCCCGTAAAGAACGGAAGACGCTGGCCATCCAAACGGCAGATGCGCAATATCGGGCTGGGCAGCCTGGCGGTAGTGGCTACAGCCGGCCTGTTGTACCTGGCGGCAAGGCAGGTTAGAAAAGCGATGGCTCCTGCTGTGGCAGAAGAAGAATAA
- a CDS encoding ABC transporter ATP-binding protein produces the protein MLRFVRPLHHYIPEYVIYALIGIIFGLINFTMLIPLLQVLFDPPEQATVAAIPEFSFTIRYFIDLFTFYFQKFATENGKSYALAFVCIVIASSTLIANVGRYMSVRVMVRLRMNILERIRNRLYERITSQSMSFFNQRRKGDLLSVMTNDVSEVEYTIANSIQVLLRDPFIIIFTFFALFYISVKLTLFTLVFFPISGFLVAYISKQLRKKGYYSQEMLGRLLNISEESLGGIRIIKAFTAESYMQRKFGEVTRAFTKLSKAIYNQREMASPVSEALGVILVVVLVMVGGYMIFEGDQELTAEQFITYLGLYFTILQPAKNISNAFTSMQRGIVAGERIFGLLDEPNVIEDKPDAQKITSFDSHIAYDHLSFKYEQQYVLKDINLRIEKGTMVALVGKSGAGKSTMADLLPRFYDAAGGSLRIDGRDVRDLQLKDLRQLMGIVSQEAILFNDTVFNNIAFGQPDVDKAKVMEAAKIANAHEFIDQLENGYETYIGDRGSKLSGGQRQRLTIARAIYKNPPILILDEATSALDTESEKLVQEALDKLMQNRTTIVIAHRLSTIQHAHDIIVMDKGEIVERGKHDALLAANGIYKKLVEMQEFK, from the coding sequence ATGCTCAGGTTTGTACGGCCTTTGCATCACTATATACCTGAATATGTGATCTACGCCCTGATCGGGATCATATTCGGCCTGATCAACTTCACCATGCTGATCCCGCTGCTGCAGGTATTGTTCGATCCTCCGGAGCAGGCCACCGTGGCGGCAATACCTGAATTTTCCTTTACGATCAGATATTTCATCGATCTGTTCACCTTCTATTTTCAGAAGTTCGCTACGGAAAACGGGAAGAGCTATGCGCTGGCGTTTGTCTGCATCGTTATCGCCTCTTCCACACTGATCGCCAATGTTGGCCGTTACATGAGCGTACGGGTGATGGTACGCCTGCGGATGAATATCCTGGAAAGGATACGGAACCGGCTATACGAACGCATCACCTCGCAATCCATGTCCTTTTTCAATCAGCGCCGCAAGGGTGATCTGCTGTCTGTCATGACCAATGACGTATCTGAAGTGGAGTACACCATTGCCAACTCGATACAGGTGTTGCTGCGTGATCCTTTCATCATCATTTTCACTTTCTTCGCGCTGTTCTACATCTCGGTAAAGCTGACGCTGTTCACGCTTGTCTTCTTCCCGATATCCGGTTTCCTGGTGGCTTATATCTCCAAACAACTGCGCAAGAAAGGATATTACAGCCAGGAGATGCTTGGCAGACTGCTCAACATTTCCGAGGAATCCCTTGGCGGCATACGCATTATCAAGGCCTTTACGGCGGAAAGTTACATGCAGCGAAAGTTCGGTGAGGTTACCCGGGCATTTACAAAACTCAGCAAGGCTATCTATAATCAGCGTGAAATGGCTTCCCCGGTATCCGAAGCGCTGGGCGTGATCCTGGTGGTGGTATTGGTAATGGTAGGGGGATATATGATCTTCGAAGGGGATCAGGAATTGACGGCGGAACAGTTCATTACCTATCTCGGCCTCTACTTTACGATCCTGCAACCCGCCAAGAACATATCCAATGCCTTTACATCCATGCAGCGCGGTATTGTTGCAGGCGAAAGGATATTCGGACTGCTGGACGAGCCGAATGTGATCGAGGACAAACCTGATGCGCAAAAGATCACATCATTTGACAGTCATATCGCTTACGATCATCTTTCCTTCAAATACGAGCAGCAGTACGTGCTTAAGGATATCAACCTCAGGATAGAAAAAGGGACGATGGTAGCGTTGGTGGGCAAAAGCGGCGCAGGCAAATCAACCATGGCAGACCTGCTTCCGCGTTTCTATGATGCCGCCGGGGGCAGCCTGCGAATAGACGGCCGGGATGTGCGCGATCTGCAGCTGAAAGATCTCCGGCAATTGATGGGTATTGTGTCTCAGGAAGCTATTCTTTTTAATGATACGGTGTTCAACAACATTGCCTTTGGTCAGCCTGATGTGGATAAAGCAAAAGTCATGGAAGCGGCAAAGATCGCCAATGCCCATGAATTCATCGATCAGCTGGAGAACGGGTACGAGACCTATATTGGTGACCGTGGCAGCAAACTCAGTGGCGGCCAGCGGCAGCGTCTGACGATCGCGCGCGCCATTTACAAGAACCCGCCCATTCTCATTCTTGATGAAGCTACCTCCGCACTCGATACAGAATCCGAAAAACTCGTACAGGAGGCGCTGGACAAACTGATGCAAAACCGCACTACTATCGTGATAGCACACCGGCTTTCCACCATTCAACATGCGCATGACATTATTGTTATGGATAAAGGGGAGATCGTGGAAAGAGGCAAACACGATGCGTTGCTTGCTGCTAACGGCATTTACAAGAAGCTGGTAGAGATGCAGGAATTTAAATAG